Proteins encoded within one genomic window of Mauremys mutica isolate MM-2020 ecotype Southern chromosome 11, ASM2049712v1, whole genome shotgun sequence:
- the LOC123344086 gene encoding maestro heat-like repeat-containing protein family member 1, protein MDLYGYLRRLLVLSGATDQGNEATAATGCCSPSLSEPAASDTAVQETSVSARDGNPPDTESPGPGVNMGLLDRLYQRLTQTIGWTPFQTDRTNLDSSQPGPTDSSVPDTEEQKVAQKQDPAPQTLAAGAGSHSSTFCAEPHDPGTKRKAYSSPSGQLTPISKEEEEEERPRKTRGLACVRDMDEAALRKDVGILFPALHSMVCHLPREHLEERREALDSLIHLARLFLVELLVFLFRRLNKDEEEETCASLLILDQIVRSNISEMTQHTEKLFIALGPILQSTSIRVREALAYLIRTMGAHGLLEKPDSRPLIDFLVRQCTLPLDSTEAADGRHTMELEVRQLCSSTLQSLGDSPRMANVLWPGLLLQLSPATHGPALPLLLQTSVGVVKRLQEEGRLPLAGKCGKANRGCRSSPRTTLPQELLARLLVLGASSCMTVQVRRAAMFLLFQLMSMFQAGSGRFWNNYTTEMLLYVEDDKTCFCQREWEQQLLQFLEDLLFLISDHTWLGCFITSIRRQLAHSDKRPSDKSFLYKCWGTGLMLSPAESIKPQLWRLVELVNFREEEEREGFARALGLCARQHLYEIFAILEHWEEVVSRVQLQPSAAGSLEEPASIEQLRSLLLLTYGHVVHSGPTDLILETIGYRILSPMQKHYFLSPHDPLVRSAFVRSLVLVGEAVTQVSRIPLVSQDTYTVLSPLLEILRGKDRARLQSPDHKCALLAISYIGKFQPHLSKEQVAETISTCATSYMIQRPALVKLRGTEVAESSAIRAESLQELPWEGLDHVLQTFLEQHLTPTTLLHLFLHLQPWICSPRAQERSRAVKASARLLMFYRFKAMTEDLKPMVEQGYMAGLLTSQAFDAQKTTRYWAFQALYWLFTPCTAVVYSKTGALLTVLSKTQQDASCRESPAHVAMLIAEHLQSRDLMPFSFTLLVGLLEKGECAEQLAGVMEAVLRQQKSELQGQVQDLQAALSYTLSPPRGERLSDGTRDILHLLARQHTKTAVNILLKMPWPYKHHIKAIWRFLGADPMLTREVLHILLDDSPEKGWANPGQTQDRSCPQPDRLPPATTYGLWELIGALGQGDTLEGREDDLFASCFLAIASPPAQHLLGVQQDRPSDTNPRSMAVQALARVLRLRGSQPAVELMDQEQGWQLLEEAQPEGFTLLSRAIVSHPNLVLKSIPQLLLPSLQASQEGERMACTALFAEFLGSPLLMENEPKAMRKQVLKAMLQQTQDSNIHIRGRALHGLRNAVTAFPDKVRKKQEQILGSAGCCGTPRHL, encoded by the exons ATGGATCTTTATGGCTACCTCCGCCGACTGCTGGTCCTGTCTGGAG CCACAGACCAGGGGAACGAGGCTACAGCAGCCACTGGGTGTTGCAGCCCTTCCCTATCTGAGCCTGCTGCTTCAG ACACAGCAGTGCAAGAGACTTCAGTGTCAGCCAGAGATGGCAACCCACCTGACACAGAGTCTCCTGGTCCAG GAGTCAATATGGGGCTTTTGGACCGTCTCTACCAAAGACTTACTCAGACTATTG GATGGACACCTTTCCAAACAGACAGGACAAATCTGGActccagccagccaggccccACTGACTCTTCTGTCCCAG ACACAGAGGAGCAGAAGGTGGCCCAAAAACAAGACCCGGCGCCACAAACCCTGGCTGCAGGAGCGGGCAGCCACTCCAGCACTTTCTGTGCTGAGCCTCATGATCCAG GCACCAAGAGAAAGGCCTATTCGTCACCCAGCGGACAGCTCACACCAAtcagcaaggaggaggaggaggaggaaaggccaAGGAAGACCAGA GGCCTTGCTTGCGTGAGGGACATGGATGAGGCTGCCCTGAGGAAGGACGTTGGCATCCTCTTCCCAGCACTCCACTCCATG GTGTGTCATCTCCCCAGAGAGCACCTGGAGGAGCGGAGAGAGGCCCTGGACTCTCTCATCCATCTGG CTCGCTTGTTCCTGGTGGAGCTGCTTGTGTTCCTGTTCAGGAGGCTGAACAAGGACGAGGAAGAGGAGACCTGTGCCAGTCTCCTCATTTTGGACCAGATAGTCCGATCCAACA TTTCTGAAATGACACAGCACACAGAGAAGCTGTTCATAGCCCTGGGGCCAATCCTGCAGAGCACAAGCATACGG GTCAGAGAAGCCCTTGCTTATTTGATACGCACAATGGGGGCGCATGGGCTCTTGGAGAAACCCGATTCAAGACCCTTAATTGACTTCTTGGTGCGTCAGTGCACCCTGCCCCTCGACAGCACG GAGGCAGCAGACGGGAGGCACACCATGGAGCTCGAGGTccgccagctctgctccagcacccTGCAGTCCCTGGGTGATTCCCCCAGAATGGCCAAT GTTTTATGGCCTGGGCTGCTCCTTcagctgagcccagcaacccatgggccagccctgcctctcctcctgcagACCTCGGTCGGGGTGGTAAAGAGACTGCAGgaggaaggcaggctgcccttggcCGGGAAGTGCGGGAAGGCGAACAGAG GGTGTCGGTCAAGCCCCAGAACCACTCTACCCCAGGAGCTGCTGGCTCGGCTGCTG GTGCTCGGTGCGTCTTCATGCATGACGGTGCAGGTCAGAAGGGCAGCCATGTTCCTCCTCTTCCAGCTGATGAGCATGTTCCAGGCCGGCTCGGGCCGATTCTGGAATAACTACACGACGGAAATGCTCCTCTACGTGGAAG ATGACAAGACCTGCTTCTGCCagagggagtgggagcagcagctgctgcag TTCCTGGAAGACCTTCTCTTCCTCATCTCGGACCATACCTGGCTGGGCTGTTTCATCACCAGTATCAGGCGCCAGCTGGCCCACAGCGATAAGCGGCCCAGTGACAAG AGCTTTCTCTACAAGTGCTGGGGCACCGGGCTGATGTTATCTCCAGCAGAGAGCATCAAGCCCCAGCTATGGCGCCTGGTGGAGCTGGTCAATTTCAGAGAAGAAGAGGAAAGGGAG GGATTCGCCCGAGCGCTTGGGCTGTGTGCCAGGCAACATCTCTATGAGATTTTTGCTATCCTGGAGCACTGGGAAGAGGTCGTCAGCAGGGTGCAGCTCCAGCCTTCTGCTGCTGGCTCTCTGGAG GAGCCAGCTTCCATCGAGCAGCTGAGAAGCCTCCTGCTCCTCACCTATGGGCACGTGGTCCACTCAGGCCCCACAGATCTCATCCTAGAGACCATAGGATACAGGATCCTGTCTCCCATGCAGAAACACTATTTTCTGAGCCCACAT GACCCGCTGGTGAGGTCTGCATTTGTGAGAAGCCTCGTGCTGGTGGGTGAAGCTGTCACCCAAGTGAGCAGGATTCCCTTGGTGAGCCAGGACACATACACCGTGCTGTCCCCCCTGCTG GAGATCCTCAGAGGCAAGGACCGGGCCCGGCTGCAGAGCCCCGACCACAAGTGTGCCCTGCTGGCCATCTCATACATAGG GAAATTCCAGCCTCACCTGTCTAAGGAACAGGTGGCTGAGACTATCAGCACTTGTGCCACCAGCTACATGATTCAGCGTCCAGCCCTGGTGAAgctgagagggactgaggtggCAGAAAGCTCCGCTATCCGGGCAGAG TCTCTCCAAGAACTGCCCTGGGAGGGCCTGGACCATGTGCTGCAGACATTCCTGGAACAGCACCTGACCCCCACCACGCTACTGCATCTGTTTCTG cacttGCAGCCATGGATCTGCTCCCCCCGGGCCCAGGAGAGGAGCCGAGCTGTGAAAGCCAGCGCCCGGCTCCTCATGTTCTATCGATTCAAGGCCATGACCGAG GACCTGAAACCCATGGTGGAGCAGGGCTACATGGCCGGGCTGCTGACAAGCCAGGCCTTCGATGCTCAGAAGACCACCCGATACTGGGCATTTCAGGCTCTCTACTGGCTCTTCACGCCTTGCACAG CCGTCGTGTACAGCAAGACAGGGGCGTTGTTGACTGTGCTGAGCAAGACGCAGCAGGATGCCAGCTGCAGAGAGAGCCCTGCCCATGTTGCTATG ctcaTCGCGGAACACCTGCAGTCCCGTGACCTCATGCCCTTCAGCTTCACCCTGCTGGTGGGCCTGCTGGAGAAGGGGGAGTGTGCTGAGCAGCTGGCGGGTGTCATGGAGGCGGTGCTGAGACAGCAAAAATCAGAGCTACAGGGCCAA GTGCAGGATCTCCAAGCCGCTCTTTCCTACACACTGAGCCCACCCCGGGGAGAGCGGCTGAGTGATGGGACAAGAGACATCCTCCACCTACTGGCCAGGCAGCACACCAAGACCGCAGTCAACATCCTCCTGAAGATGCCCTGGCCTTACAAACA CCACATCAAGGCCATCTGGAGGTTCCTGGGTGCAGACCCCATGCTGACCAGGGAGGTACTCCACATCCTGCTGGACGACAGCCCGGAGAAGGGCTGGGCTAACCCTGGACAGACCCAGGACAggagctgcccccagccagaCCGGCTGCCCCCGGCG ACCACATACGGCCTGTGGGAGCTGATCGGGGCCTTGGGGCAAGGGGACACCCTGGAGGGACGCGAGGACGACCTGTTCGCCTCTTGCTTCCTCGCCatcgccagccccccagcacaacACCTCTTAGGAGTCCAGCAGGACCGGCCCAGTGACACCAATCCACGCAG CATGGCCGTGCAGGCCCTGGCGCGGGTGCTGCGCCTCAGGGGCAGTCAGCCAGCTGTGGAACTAATGGACCAGGAGCAAGGCTGGCAGCTGCTGGAAGAGGCCCAGCCCGAGGGGTTCACTCTCCTTAGCAG AGCCATAGTGAGCCACCCAAACCTGGTCCTGAAGAGCATCCCACAGCTTCTCCTTCCCAGCCTGCAGGCCAGCCAGGAGGGTGAACGCATGGCCTGCACCGCCCTGTTCGCAGAG TTCCTCGGCAGCCCCCTGCTGATGGAAAATGAGCCCAAGGCCATGCGGAAGCAGGTGCTGAAGGCCATGCTGCAGCAGACGCAGGACAGCAACATCCACATTCGTGGCAGAGCCCTGCATGGCCTCAGGAACGCAGTGACCGCATTCCCGGACAAG GTCAGGAAGAAGCAAGAACAGATTCTG GGCTCTGCTGGATGCTGCGGGACCCCAAGGCACCTCTGA